In Scophthalmus maximus strain ysfricsl-2021 chromosome 21, ASM2237912v1, whole genome shotgun sequence, one genomic interval encodes:
- the uba5 gene encoding ubiquitin-like modifier-activating enzyme 5 isoform X1, which yields MATVEELKLRVRELENELIKCKQKQCAMDDALHRPKIDKMSAEVVDSNPYSRLMALKRMGIVDDYEKIRTYTVAVVGVGGVGSVTAEMLTRCGIGKLLLFDYDKVELANMNRLFFQPHQAGLSKVEAAEHTLRNINPDVSFETHNYNITTMDNFTHFMDRISHGGLEEGMPVDLVLSCVDNFEARMAINTACNELGQIWMESGVSENAVSGHIQLIIPGETACFACAPPLVVAANIDEKTLKREGVCAASLPTTMGVVAGILVQNVLKYLLKFGTVSHYLGYNAMQDFFPTMAMRANPQCNDRYCRRQQDEYKKKEAERPKVEVVEVEEEVVHEDNEWGIELVSEVTDAELQAATGTVPDLPEGITVAYTIPTADTTSGDTVEETEQSLEDLMAQMRKL from the exons ATGGCGACAGTAGAGGAACTGAAGCTGCGTGTGAGAGAGCTGGAAAATGAACTGATAAAGTGTAAGCAGAAGCAGTGTGCCATGGATGATGCGCTGCACAGACCGAAGATTGACAAAATGAGCGCGGAGGTTGTCGACTCCAACCCGTACAG TCGTCTAATGGCTTTAAAGAGAATGGGCATCGTGGATGATTATGAG AAAATCCGGACTTACACAGTGGCTGTGGTTGGGGTTGGTGGAGTTGGCAGCGTGACAGCTGAAATGCTCACTAGATGCGGCATTGGGAAG ctgctcctctTTGACTACGATAAAGTGGAGCTGGCCAATATGAACAGACTGTTCTTCCAGCCTCACCAGGCAGGCCTGAGTAAAGTGGAAGCAGCAGAACACACGCTCAG AAACATCAATCCAGATGTTTCATTTGAGACCCACAACTACAATATCACCACCATGGacaatttcacacatttcatgGATCGCATCAG TCATGGAGGGCTGGAGGAAGGGATGCCAGTGGATTTGGTCCTGAGCTGTGTGGATAACTTTGAGGCCAGAATGGCCATTAATACA GCGTGTAATGAACTAGGTCAGATCTGGATGGAGTCTGGCGTCAGCGAGAACGCTGTATCAGGACACATCCAGCTCATCATTCCCGGAGAGACGGCCTGCTTTGCT TGTGCTCCTCCCCTGGTGGTGGCAGCTAACATTGATGAGAAGACCCTAAAGAGGGAGGGTGTATGTGCTGCCAGCTTACCAACAACCATGGGTGTGGTCGCAGGCATCCTGGTCCAAAATGTCCTCAA GTATCTGTTAAAGTTTGGTACTGTCAGTCATTATCTGGGCTACAACGCCATGCAGGACTTCTTTCCCACCATGGCCATGAGAGCCAATCCCCAGTGTAACGACCGCTACTGCAGGAGACAACAGGACGAGTACAAG AAGAAGGAAGCCGAACGACCCAAGGTGGAAGTTGtcgaggtagaggaggaggttgTACACGAGGACAATGAGTGGG GTATTGAACTAGTGTCAGAGGTGACTGATGCAGAGTTACAGGCTGCAACTGGCACTGTGCCTGACCTCCCAGAAGGCATCACTGTGGCTTACACCATTCCTACTGCG GATACAACAAGCGGAGACACAGTGGAGGAGACTGAACAGAGTCTAGAAGACTTGATGGCTCAGATGAGAAAGTTATAG
- the uba5 gene encoding ubiquitin-like modifier-activating enzyme 5 isoform X2 — protein MDDALHRPKIDKMSAEVVDSNPYSRLMALKRMGIVDDYEKIRTYTVAVVGVGGVGSVTAEMLTRCGIGKLLLFDYDKVELANMNRLFFQPHQAGLSKVEAAEHTLRNINPDVSFETHNYNITTMDNFTHFMDRISHGGLEEGMPVDLVLSCVDNFEARMAINTACNELGQIWMESGVSENAVSGHIQLIIPGETACFACAPPLVVAANIDEKTLKREGVCAASLPTTMGVVAGILVQNVLKYLLKFGTVSHYLGYNAMQDFFPTMAMRANPQCNDRYCRRQQDEYKKKEAERPKVEVVEVEEEVVHEDNEWGIELVSEVTDAELQAATGTVPDLPEGITVAYTIPTADTTSGDTVEETEQSLEDLMAQMRKL, from the exons ATGGATGATGCGCTGCACAGACCGAAGATTGACAAAATGAGCGCGGAGGTTGTCGACTCCAACCCGTACAG TCGTCTAATGGCTTTAAAGAGAATGGGCATCGTGGATGATTATGAG AAAATCCGGACTTACACAGTGGCTGTGGTTGGGGTTGGTGGAGTTGGCAGCGTGACAGCTGAAATGCTCACTAGATGCGGCATTGGGAAG ctgctcctctTTGACTACGATAAAGTGGAGCTGGCCAATATGAACAGACTGTTCTTCCAGCCTCACCAGGCAGGCCTGAGTAAAGTGGAAGCAGCAGAACACACGCTCAG AAACATCAATCCAGATGTTTCATTTGAGACCCACAACTACAATATCACCACCATGGacaatttcacacatttcatgGATCGCATCAG TCATGGAGGGCTGGAGGAAGGGATGCCAGTGGATTTGGTCCTGAGCTGTGTGGATAACTTTGAGGCCAGAATGGCCATTAATACA GCGTGTAATGAACTAGGTCAGATCTGGATGGAGTCTGGCGTCAGCGAGAACGCTGTATCAGGACACATCCAGCTCATCATTCCCGGAGAGACGGCCTGCTTTGCT TGTGCTCCTCCCCTGGTGGTGGCAGCTAACATTGATGAGAAGACCCTAAAGAGGGAGGGTGTATGTGCTGCCAGCTTACCAACAACCATGGGTGTGGTCGCAGGCATCCTGGTCCAAAATGTCCTCAA GTATCTGTTAAAGTTTGGTACTGTCAGTCATTATCTGGGCTACAACGCCATGCAGGACTTCTTTCCCACCATGGCCATGAGAGCCAATCCCCAGTGTAACGACCGCTACTGCAGGAGACAACAGGACGAGTACAAG AAGAAGGAAGCCGAACGACCCAAGGTGGAAGTTGtcgaggtagaggaggaggttgTACACGAGGACAATGAGTGGG GTATTGAACTAGTGTCAGAGGTGACTGATGCAGAGTTACAGGCTGCAACTGGCACTGTGCCTGACCTCCCAGAAGGCATCACTGTGGCTTACACCATTCCTACTGCG GATACAACAAGCGGAGACACAGTGGAGGAGACTGAACAGAGTCTAGAAGACTTGATGGCTCAGATGAGAAAGTTATAG